The DNA sequence ACTTGTTCAATTTGGGGGTTTGGGAAACTTGCTAGATGGCCTAGGGGAAAGGGGGGGGCAAAAGTAACTTATTGACATTAGCCTTTGGCTCCTGATATTGCTGCTAACATTAGGGGGGGCTTTAAAAAAGgttgttaattttgttttgttaaggATGTTTAGGGGTTTTTAAGGACCAAGATTTGTTATGGATTGTCAAACCCCGGGTTCTGAgaactataaatattaaagaagCATTGGGAGACAATCCACCATATAACTGATAGTTTGATGTAGGATTTCCCcagatttcattttcttctgttaagaaacaaaaaaaatcactaaaGAAAAAACAGTATGATGATGAGAAAACCCCCAAAATATAGTGGATCAAAACCTTATCTAGATAATAAAGGACCTTAATATACACTTtcttgaataaatttatataatttgatgtCTATTAAATCTGATTATTTTGCAGCCCTATCTTGGGAAATTTCAACAACTCTTTGCAGAGATGGTTCAGCATGGTCTACGTTTTATTGCCTTCTGTAAAACACGCCCAAACTTTGTGAACTTGTTCTCTGCTACACGTAGGTGTAACATCTACATTTCAGATGCTTGGAGTTAATTTTCATGGGGGttataactttttatttattttgattgcaTAAAGGCTGAAATTCTTCAGGACCCCGCACCTCATctagtaaataaagtatattCCTACCGTGGGGCTATGTCGCTGAGGTCAGTTTCTTGTTCATGAGTATTCAATATATTCAACTTTCGGGGGTCCCAATCACGTGTACTCCTACACACCCAATTATGGGCATCAATATGTTTAAATGGGAATTATCTTATTTGGATCCTCATTGTTATGTGGGCTGTATTATTCATGGGGCTTCTTTTTGGTAAACTTAGTTCCAATCATTCCCAACATACAAGATTGATACCCCTAAACTACATGCTTTTGGGGGGGCCTGCTTTGGTTTGACTTTTCAATTGTTATGATAAGCCCTAGTAGTATCTTCTGCTGTTAACTGTCTCATGGGAATAGGATAGGAGAAGAATTGAAAGTGATTTCTTCAATGGCAATATATGTGGTGTTGCTGCCACAAGTGCCCTTGAGTTAGGCATTGATGTAGGAGAAATTGATGTCACACTGCATCTTGGATTCCCTGGTAGCATAGCAAGGtacataattaatccatgGTTGATCATATCAGTTTCGGATCTAGCTGATTTATGTTCcctgttattttttaatcattttctaTCTAGATGTGGCAACAAGCTGGAAGATCGGGAAGAAGAGGAAAGCCATCACTTTCTATATATGTTGCATTTGAAGGGCCATTAGATCAGTACTTCATGAAGTTTCCAAATAAACTTTTCGGGGGTTCAATTGAATGTTGCCATGTTGATCCTAATAATGATCAGGTTTATTTACATGCACAGTTTTGCTTCATTTTGTATTATGCTATAGGAATCTCAATAATGAAGGATGGGAAGTGGTAATTTTAGGTTATTGCTTAAATGGCTGCctacttgtattccttttagGTGCTGCAGCAGCACTTTTCATGTGCTGCTCTTGAACTTCCATTGAGTTTTATTCACGCGTGGATTATTTTGGTCCTGGCTTAGAGAATGCTGTCATGAAACTTAAAGCAATGGCAACCTGAGCACTGATATGTTGCGTGATTATGCTGCTAGAATGTGGACCTACATTGGGCAAGAGGTGATACATATGTGACTAAGCTGGGATGCTTTTCTATATGTTCTAGCGAATTGATTGTCAGTAAATGCTTCATATTTCTGTATCCAATGCTCAACTCGTTACCCAACTCATAATCTTAACTACCTCTATTTTCCTGTTCAGAGATCTCCATCAAGTGCTGTAAGTATTAGAGCCATAGAGACTGTGAGATATAAAGTAATTGACAAGCTAAATGATAAAGTccttgaagaaattgaagaaagcaAAGCATTCTTTCAGGTAATGGAGAAATCATGTTTGTGTGTATTACTTTCCTGATCTTGATACCCATTAGTCATTATTTCCTAAAGAGACTGggtaaatatttgaaaagaaaaaaatacctaatactccttccatccacGGATAGTACGCaacaattactatatttggttCCACAAAGACGCAACTTTCCCTTTTAGATTGTTGAGGAAGAAGACAAAATTCAAGCACCAGAACTTAAAAGGGAACTAAGACATAAAATGTTCAAGATAGGAGTTTAGATTAGATGTCGATTACTGTTTGTTAAATCTATATCCTGTAGATCAGTCCTTGAGCTGGTACGatagtactctctctgtcccattagaaatgaaacgtattcctttttaggttgtcccaataaaaatgaaacgtttcctaaaatggaaacaataccctctctactttttcttctctcttacattactctctcttcattaactcacaaaacaccactacataaaatcttgtgccggaaaccaaatgttgcatatttattgggacggagggagtactatttattaagtaACTATGCTGAAATCTTGTCTATCTATTGTATTAATTGCAAAGTTCAGCTGTTTCTTCCCAGAATTCACTTGAAAACCAGTGAATGTAATGTATAATGATCACATATATGAGATATGTTCTTTTGCTTTGACTTCTATGTTTTGAATTATGTTTTATTCAAACCTGCTCTTTAGATTCTTGACATGTTTATACCTGCGCTTTTTCTGCATTGTTTGTAGGCCCTCATGTCTGCATTCATACAGGTTTATGAAGGTGCCATATATTGAATCAGGGGAAAACCTATCTTGTAAAGCAGTTGGATTTATCAAGTAAAATTGCTTGGTGCCTACTAGCTGACGTGAAGTACTATACAAAAACTCGCGATTACACAGATATTCATGTGATTGGTGGTGACATTGTACGTAAAAGCTGATACTTTTCTTTCTGGTCTCTTCTGCTTTGACTCTCTATGTGGGATCTAGaataaattttacatgttATTTTGTTCTATGAATAGGGGCTATATAATGTTGGTTGAGAAGAACATACTTAAAGCAATCGATTTAGAATATTCCAGAAGTTTGGCTATTTTTCCAATATCATGGTTAAAAGAAAACGAGAATTGGCCAGCCTTGGAGTTGGCTATATTGATACTTCATTTGGAAACTTTCACCTCTGATCTTTTAAGATATAATGCAGACATCTTATGTGAACTTCACTTGAGCTTTCTCAAAGATGAAATAATGTTTAATCTTTCTTCATTCGGCAAAGAGACTCCTCCACAGAGTAATCATAAGATTCCCCTCTTACCACTTTCAAAACTCCGATCCCTTCATTGTTAGAAGACAACTTTTGTCTGCAGATTTTCCTAGTTCAGTTGAGTGAAACTCTTCGTGATTGTTTCCTATCATTTAAGAGTTGTCATTAAGACTTGTGTCATTGGAAACATGTCACAATATCACTTGTCTTGTGCAATCTGAACATCAATTTCTGGCAGTTTCCTAATTAATTGTTCATATGTCACTTTATAGGCCTATCCAGCTCGAATGGCTAATGGTCAGTTTGGCAAAACAACTGCCCAGGCACATATTTGCAAAGTAACAACTACTTGGTTTGGGTTTGCCGCATATGCCGAAGAAGCAATCAGGTTATCGATACTGTGGAACTCTATCTTCCGGATTACACCTATGAATGCAGGTACATGACTTGGAGGCTTATCTTTTTGTAGATACCTATCACCTAATACTTGTTTGTGTGCATTGTCAGTTTTTGATAGTTACTACCTCCATATTTCAAATCTTTGTTATTCTTACTTTGTTCGATACTAGGCTGTTTGGATTCGAGTTCCACAATCAGTAAAGACAGCAGTTGAGGCTTTACATTACTCATTTGATGGCGGATTACATGCTGCTGGGCACGCTCTTATTAATGTAGTTCCTCTGTGAGTTCTTTGTATTCCACCATGTGAATTGTGATAATATGCTTCTTTGACTCTCAGTTAGTAAACCTGGATCATCAACtttaaaatgttttcttttccACCCTTAGATTGCAATTGGTTATGTTTGTCATTCTCATGATTAAGTTTGTTTGCAGATTTGTCATATGTAACCAATCTGACATAGCGTCAGAGTGTGCAAATCCTCACGATAGTCGCTATGTTCCTGAAAGGATTCTACTTTATGATCCTCATCCTGGAGGGACAGGCATTTCAAGGAAGGTACACCGTTGAAGACATTTATACTATACATTCCGCTCCATTGATTGGAATCAAAATAGCTGAAAAGCCTCTCTTTTCATGTCAACTGAGTGATTCGATCTTTGAATTATGCAAGTTCTCGAACAAAAGATTCCAGGATATTTTACAAGACGAAACATTTCAGAATATGCCCACTGATGACCATTTTACATATTTCAGCTTCAGCCTCATTTTCTGGATATGATGACTGCTGCTTTAGAACTGCTTTCGTCATGCCACTGCTCGGCCGATGGCGGCTGTCCAAACTGCGTGCAGGTCTGTATTAGACCACAGCTTTCTTAACTATAATAAACTCGTGTAGTTGATTTTGTTCCAGCGTAAATATACATTGGCTTTTCTGTCGTGTACCAGCATCTAGGTTGCACAGAGTACAACGAGGTTCTACACAAGGATGCTGCCATAATGATAATCAAGGTTTGTTTAAAACCATTTGTTGTTAAATAGATTGATTATCCAGCTGGTTACTGAACTGCTTCTTTTGCACAGGGTGTTTTAGATGCTGAGCGATCCAACTTACAGAAAGACGACGATTCTCCCATTTGTTGATTTGCAAGTTTTCATTGGAAAGAaggccaattttttttttttttattgatgattcCTTCATTGATAATCCTTACTTCAAATGTTGTTTGAAATAAGGTGCAACCCTTTGTACAATGTTGTAACTTTGTCCCCCGTCCGCACTGTGCATATGTCCTAGAACaagtataaattattgaagaaaagtgatatttattcttttactaCCTTACTAGAAAGCGTGAGTAAGTAATCCCGAAGAAAAGTTTCCATTATATTGTAGTGAAACAAAAGTGATAATGTCATACATGTCCCCACTGTGCGGACGTACACCTCATTTCTCTTATGTccctttcattttattcaacaAGTTGTGGAGCTTGTGGAGATGAACTGAAGTAGACTAAAGGCCAAATTTggtcataaatatatatatacgttttatgaatttgatcacAACGTTTTTGATTATTGGGTCCTCAAATGAACTTGGACCGAATCAGTCCAAAATCGACGAGCTGTCTAAAACATACGGTCAATGGTATTGAAGCGGGTTTGACCAAATTAAccatttgaattaatattttttaattatttcataaaaataaaaaacaatcgttaaaaacacataaaatgaTAGATAATTCAACTTTAAAAATGTATTTGACACAACCCTAGCTTTGATTCTCAAAcactttctttgtttttcctCTCTTCACGACAAACGATGAACGACGAACTCTAGGCGCAGCTAGAGTTCGTGAACAGTTATGGAGCCTTCTTTGtacacaacaaaaacaaaacatcaatGCACTTTTCAGCACACACGATCCACACGACACCAATAACTCATACTTTAATCTACCCTAACTCAATCACAATATCTGTAGTCATATTTGAGGACCACAACCAAACAACAAACAATATTCGATATGTTCCCCCAAAAAATTACTAAGAAATCCGTCACATACGTTAATCGACCCAACAGACCTAAccctaataaataaaacatcgTACATTTCTCATAACCCCAAccatattcaataaaaaatcagaaacagAGATAAAAATTTTACCTTCACGGGTCGAACGCGGCTGATTTTTAGGCGGGCTCGTACAGGGAGGGTTTTGAGGCGGCGGGTTGCGGAGGGTTTTGAGGCGACGGGGTTGGGGTGTATTTACAGGCGCTGTTGAAGGACCAGCACCTAAAGAAACAGTCTTCCTCCTTCGCATTCGGGTTTGGACAACGAGACCTTGGGTTTATTCGCTCTTTTTCTGGTGGTGTGCTGTTGCTAGTTCGCTGTTTCGAATAATAGGGTAGGTTTTCTGCGAAGTTTGCTTGAGAAGAAGAACGATGAGCGATGCTTCAAATTCCTTTTGTTTCTATGTGACTTTAAGTGTTGTTTGTTCGATATTGCCCAAGTGTTgtgtgtttgattttgaaaaagttattttttgtatttgttttaatatattttccgTATGTTGCTTCCACCTTTTGCTAATAGAAattaaggattttaattaagtgTAACTGATTacaattagtaatttaatttggtcaaattcggATTACAAGGCAATCACCGTTATTTGTTAATGGCGCGTTAATTTTGTTAGACTGATTCGGTCCGAGTTCATTTGTGGGGGACTCAacaattaaaaagataatgttctGGATTAAATTCGTAAACGAACATATATTTGAGATCACATTTGACATTTACTGTTAAAGTATTGAACATAATGTGTAGTATGTTACCATGTTTTCTTTCTATTGTATGATAAAATGTTCCATATATAGTAGCTTCAAATGagtgagaagaaaaaagtttcctcataaatgtcaaaattttctattttcggtGGGGCTACACTAAAGGCAGTTGGATTTCTGAATAtttgaaacaataaaaagtaattaaattaaatacctGCAAATATTAAAAGCTTGATGATTATCAACTTGTGACACACTCTTGCAGATATTGGTGGCTCTGATCCAAATACTGTTCCCACAGAGGCTTATATCTGCCGATACTCAGCTTCAGCCACGGCTTCATGTTCCCGTTAAAGTGAACAACAGCGGCAGTCTCAATTAACCGGCTATCAATAGTCAGGTCGTAGCCCAACCCCAACACGTGCCATCTCCGGTCAAGTGGCTCAGTCAGTCCATAGAAAGCCAGGAGCCCCGGAGGGAGAGTGCCGAGCTTCCAAAGTGACCGATCGATGTTCCTTTCCTGCcagaaatgatattttgaagTTACATTCTCCTTTCTCCAACCAACCAAATCGAAAACGTTCATGCCAAACGCCCATCCACAGGCTTGTGGATCAAATTTGGCGCTGATGAGTGGATTTGAGAAATTGAGATATCTGTAGTATCGGTGGAAGGCTTCCAGGCATGTCTCGACAGCACCATTCACATTCCCGTGCAAATCCAGCGAGAAGAGAGGTGTCAAGTCCTTCTGAACCACAACATCGTCATCGAGAAAAACTACCTTCTCCAACTGAGGATAAATCTCCGGGATGTAGAAACGAAGATGATTCAACAGAAAGAGGTACTTTGGGTTACGGAACTTGTGTTCAACTTCGATATCTGGTGAAGCATCAAGTAGTTGTTTCAAAACAGGCGCATACGACGCATTCAACCAAGTGAAATCTTCAACGCTTTGGACTTCTATGGCAGCCCCTTTAAAATCATTACCAAGAAACCAAGCCTGCATTGCCCCATACTTCACCCCATTCGTGACGATATGGAAAACGAGCTGCTTGGGGTGTTCAGCATTTGAAATGGTGGAATTGACAACAACTGAAACAGCCAGAAGGTTATCGGAGAATATACAAAAATGGTAGAGGTTATTATCCACTAGTCGGGGCGAGTTTCTACTCTCATTTGCAAGCTCCTCTATCGACTTGTTCTGAAGCCAGTTGGTCGTGAGCTTAATGTCGATGCACTGAAGGTTCTTGGGTATTGATTCGGCTGCTAACTCTCCAAAAATGGTGCTCTGAACAGTAGCAGCATTAGCACGCTCTTCAAGAGCTTGAATATGGGATTTCATTGTCATCATTGTGGTTGCAACATCATAATGAGCGTCTTGCGCCTTGAAAATAAGGGTTGACAAACTTCTAATAATCGGTTCCGCTTCTTCAAGAGATATGGCCTCCTCTCTCTTTGCAGCCTTGGAGAGCAACAATTGACAACTT is a window from the Salvia hispanica cultivar TCC Black 2014 chromosome 1, UniMelb_Shisp_WGS_1.0, whole genome shotgun sequence genome containing:
- the LOC125200743 gene encoding hexosyltransferase GAUT11-like; this translates as MRRRAADLRRPVRRRFSWWIWALLLLFLIAGFALFVVQHNHRDEDRTSWLYVEINPRIDRVVHTNRNFTEEILSARSYARQLAEQMTLAKAYVIIAKEHNNLHLAWELSTKIRSCQLLLSKAAKREEAISLEEAEPIIRSLSTLIFKAQDAHYDVATTMMTMKSHIQALEERANAATVQSTIFGELAAESIPKNLQCIDIKLTTNWLQNKSIEELANESRNSPRLVDNNLYHFCIFSDNLLAVSVVVNSTISNAEHPKQLVFHIVTNGVKYGAMQAWFLGNDFKGAAIEVQSVEDFTWLNASYAPVLKQLLDASPDIEVEHKFRNPKYLFLLNHLRFYIPEIYPQLEKVVFLDDDVVVQKDLTPLFSLDLHGNVNGAVETCLEAFHRYYRYLNFSNPLISAKFDPQACGWAFGMNVFDLVGWRKENVTSKYHFWQERNIDRSLWKLGTLPPGLLAFYGLTEPLDRRWHVLGLGYDLTIDSRLIETAAVVHFNGNMKPWLKLSIGRYKPLWEQYLDQSHQYLQECVTS